Proteins from a single region of Paraglaciecola sp. T6c:
- a CDS encoding DUF3466 family protein encodes MNKTRLAVFTLSALTMSMANAAQYTVVELEANDKGVNVFPTDINASGQIAVNVSTPYNPPIDETLIDFDSQLLIDNLTDIEAAKVGNYNDADYILLYALITDNREGLTTQQIASRHAYLESDGSDMFIPGFDVLDTDSNEYTFSNDITVRGLNDVGTTVGSSFDVFYPLDYTLEDGTELTYVVNDFYTRAYATVNNTTVELPPIDDTAGGVSVAYDVNNNNQVAGYSTSLLNSTSLQTSVDNCNDDDIRADEPVEVCLRRINLATSTNGEKALEFSFQRRATIWQLDNQGQIISTKELGLLYTPEEDDTNSYESKALAINDNGVAVGESQDEYRDSGFIRTFAAVFEGDTVKGITDDEDFTSSTATDINNNGLVVGSGVKQVNGISRSKFFVHDINTDETIFPEDFFLGSSSFATAINNSGIVVGRGEVETGVSARRSNAFRYDTNTSEFVNMNDLIQCNSPYTLVNATGINDNGVVTASALTRVPSKNILGETLLDSNGDEVIVDKVISVRLEPIMGGTVEDCDVTEPGEDPSDGNDSDRKGAGFGVLSLFGLVVVAIRRRFKA; translated from the coding sequence ATGAATAAAACAAGACTGGCAGTATTCACACTTTCTGCATTGACGATGTCCATGGCAAACGCTGCTCAATATACAGTGGTTGAGCTAGAAGCGAATGATAAAGGTGTGAATGTCTTCCCAACGGATATAAACGCCAGCGGGCAAATCGCTGTCAATGTTTCTACACCTTATAATCCGCCGATTGATGAAACGTTGATTGATTTTGACTCTCAATTGCTGATTGATAACCTAACCGATATCGAAGCGGCTAAAGTGGGTAACTATAACGACGCAGATTACATACTTTTATATGCCTTGATTACCGATAACCGTGAAGGGTTGACGACGCAACAAATTGCTAGTCGACATGCTTATCTAGAATCTGATGGTAGTGATATGTTTATTCCTGGCTTTGATGTCCTAGATACAGATAGCAACGAATATACCTTCAGTAATGATATAACGGTGCGTGGTTTAAATGATGTAGGCACAACAGTCGGCAGTAGTTTTGATGTTTTCTACCCCCTTGATTACACATTAGAAGATGGCACCGAGTTAACTTATGTTGTTAATGATTTCTATACCAGAGCATATGCCACAGTAAACAACACCACTGTTGAACTACCGCCAATTGACGATACCGCTGGGGGGGTGAGTGTTGCTTATGATGTAAATAACAATAACCAAGTCGCAGGTTATAGCACTTCGTTGTTAAATTCGACCTCTTTGCAAACGTCTGTGGACAACTGCAACGATGATGACATACGTGCTGATGAGCCGGTTGAAGTGTGCCTAAGGCGTATCAACCTAGCTACCTCAACAAATGGTGAGAAAGCATTAGAGTTCAGCTTTCAGCGCCGCGCTACTATTTGGCAGTTAGATAATCAAGGTCAGATCATCAGCACCAAAGAGCTTGGTTTGTTGTATACCCCAGAGGAAGATGACACTAATAGTTATGAAAGTAAGGCTTTGGCTATTAACGACAATGGAGTTGCAGTCGGTGAATCCCAGGATGAGTATCGGGACAGCGGTTTTATACGAACATTTGCCGCGGTTTTTGAAGGCGATACCGTTAAAGGTATTACTGATGATGAAGATTTTACCTCAAGCACGGCCACAGACATCAACAATAATGGTCTAGTGGTTGGCTCCGGTGTCAAGCAAGTGAATGGTATATCACGCAGTAAATTTTTTGTGCATGATATCAACACCGATGAAACCATTTTTCCAGAAGACTTCTTCTTAGGCTCCTCAAGCTTTGCTACCGCAATTAATAACTCAGGTATTGTTGTGGGTCGAGGTGAGGTGGAAACGGGTGTATCAGCACGTAGAAGCAACGCATTTCGTTATGATACGAATACATCAGAGTTCGTTAACATGAACGATTTAATTCAATGTAACTCACCATACACTTTGGTGAATGCAACGGGCATCAATGATAATGGTGTGGTGACAGCATCAGCTTTAACGCGTGTACCTTCCAAAAATATTTTGGGGGAGACATTACTAGACAGCAATGGTGACGAAGTTATAGTTGATAAAGTCATCAGTGTTCGCCTTGAGCCAATAATGGGTGGGACCGTTGAAGATTGTGATGTGACTGAGCCTGGAGAAGACCCTAGTGACGGTAATGATTCAGACCGTAAAGGTGCAGGTTTTGGTGTGCTATCACTTTTCGGTTTAGTGGTTGTGGCAATCCGCAGACGTTTTAAAGCGTAG
- the rmf gene encoding ribosome modulation factor — MKRQKRDKLSRAHSKGYHAGISGKSKEICPFQASEARSEWLGGWREAMGDRSFGLKL; from the coding sequence ATGAAGAGACAAAAGAGAGACAAACTTTCCAGAGCGCATTCAAAAGGGTACCACGCTGGCATATCCGGCAAATCTAAAGAAATATGTCCATTTCAAGCTTCAGAAGCTCGTTCAGAATGGTTAGGAGGGTGGCGCGAAGCGATGGGAGACCGAAGCTTTGGCCTTAAACTCTAG
- the fabA gene encoding 3-hydroxyacyl-[acyl-carrier-protein] dehydratase FabA gives MTINQDSFTKEELLACSRGELFGPGNSQLPAPNMLMMDRIVKISEEDGEHGKGVIIAELDITPDLWFFDCHFPGDPVMPGCLGLDAMWQLVGFFLGWCGGPGKGRALGVGEVKFSGQILPTAKKVTYKIDMKRVIKRKLFMGIGDGEVSVDGRVIYQAKDLKVGLFQDTSNF, from the coding sequence ATGACAATCAACCAAGACAGTTTTACAAAAGAAGAATTATTGGCCTGTAGTCGAGGTGAGTTATTTGGCCCAGGCAATAGCCAACTACCCGCCCCTAATATGTTAATGATGGATCGTATCGTCAAAATATCTGAAGAAGACGGAGAGCACGGAAAAGGGGTCATTATTGCTGAATTAGATATTACGCCAGATCTATGGTTCTTTGACTGTCACTTCCCCGGCGATCCTGTTATGCCTGGATGTCTAGGCCTGGACGCTATGTGGCAATTAGTTGGTTTCTTTTTAGGTTGGTGTGGCGGACCGGGCAAAGGCCGTGCGCTAGGTGTGGGTGAAGTAAAGTTCTCTGGTCAAATTCTGCCAACCGCTAAGAAAGTAACCTATAAAATCGATATGAAGCGTGTCATTAAACGTAAATTATTTATGGGTATCGGTGATGGTGAAGTGTCTGTAGATGGACGCGTTATCTATCAAGCGAAAGATCTAAAAGTAGGTTTGTTCCAAGATACCAGCAATTTCTAA
- a CDS encoding YchJ family protein — MNLHLCFCHSGLRYEQCCKPYLQGLSSPDTPEQLMRSRYSAYATSNYQYVLDTYTVNQRESLTLEDLQRGGNETQWLRLDVLNTQTRKDDLSGQVEFVAYYQVNDTKYKLHERSTFYRENNLWRYDNGTLFEDGGLYKPQRNDLCLCGSGKKYKKCCL; from the coding sequence ATGAATTTACATCTGTGTTTTTGTCATAGCGGTCTTCGCTATGAGCAGTGCTGCAAACCTTACCTACAAGGTTTGAGCTCTCCTGATACACCTGAACAACTCATGCGTTCGCGTTACAGTGCATACGCAACCAGCAACTACCAATACGTATTAGATACTTACACTGTCAATCAGCGTGAATCGTTGACACTTGAAGACCTGCAGCGAGGCGGAAATGAAACGCAGTGGTTACGACTTGATGTGCTGAACACGCAGACCCGTAAAGATGATCTCAGCGGGCAAGTTGAATTTGTCGCCTACTATCAAGTAAACGATACGAAATATAAATTGCACGAACGCTCGACTTTCTATCGGGAAAACAATCTGTGGCGCTACGACAATGGTACCTTGTTCGAAGATGGTGGTTTATATAAGCCACAACGCAACGATCTATGTTTGTGTGGCAGTGGTAAGAAATATAAAAAGTGTTGTCTTTAA
- the msrQ gene encoding protein-methionine-sulfoxide reductase heme-binding subunit MsrQ, producing the protein MAQLHFFKLKPAHLPWLKLIIHSSALVPLLLTFFHAFNDELGGDPVSALLHFTGLGAFKLLLLSLLVTPLARFLKQGPLMHVRRLLGLYSFTYALAHIASYVLFDLQLDWPLLVSEIVKRPYITLGFAGWLILLALALTSTKKAQRRLGKHWQGLHNWVYLAAILVSIHFLWSVKSAILEPTIYMVLTAFLLAYRQDKLKRWFKKRIKSNQIRKK; encoded by the coding sequence ATGGCGCAACTACATTTTTTTAAACTTAAACCTGCACACCTGCCCTGGTTAAAGTTGATTATTCATTCGAGCGCGCTCGTTCCATTATTATTAACCTTTTTTCATGCCTTTAATGATGAATTAGGGGGGGATCCTGTCAGCGCATTACTGCATTTTACTGGCTTAGGTGCATTTAAATTACTGCTGCTTTCATTGCTAGTGACCCCTTTAGCGCGTTTTTTAAAACAAGGTCCATTAATGCATGTTCGTAGACTTCTGGGGTTATACAGCTTCACTTATGCGCTAGCCCATATCGCTAGTTACGTGTTGTTCGACTTACAACTTGACTGGCCCCTACTGGTAAGTGAAATAGTGAAGCGCCCATACATCACCCTAGGCTTTGCTGGTTGGCTTATTCTGCTAGCGTTAGCGCTCACATCCACTAAAAAAGCACAGCGAAGATTAGGTAAACACTGGCAAGGTCTGCATAACTGGGTGTATTTAGCAGCGATTCTAGTATCGATACATTTTTTATGGTCCGTTAAGTCAGCCATATTAGAGCCTACAATTTATATGGTATTGACCGCTTTTTTACTGGCCTATAGACAAGATAAGCTTAAGCGGTGGTTTAAAAAGCGAATAAAAAGCAACCAAATTAGAAAGAAATAA